One window of the Methanobacteriaceae archaeon genome contains the following:
- a CDS encoding nucleotidyltransferase family protein yields the protein MQLPFRIKKEDELLIHLSHTPIETKKQTKIQKIIQKGVDWDYLLKRASYHGLRPMLYYTLKNYPNSVPFDVLNFLKDFLVKNSYKNLSFTGEVLRIIKLLDEADVTTIPYKGPVLAIQGYDNLSLREFGDLDLFIEKRDFYKVKRILINENFEAVLNLSPSKEKKYLKSQREYKFKNRHNGIILEIQWNVVGFSFSFPNETSYPIDKINLQSVFMNNRSIKTFSNEDLILILSIHVAGHMWSRLSWLYDLASLIKKFEDLNWGVMIKKAEKLGVQRILFSNLYILQILFNLRYPKIVNKGIKKDFYIQELSKNILYLIFTPEKLNIMDKFILRFKIRESKIQGFKDNLKILIIPQSDEWALFERDLPNSLFILIRPLQIINRLFEGL from the coding sequence ATGCAACTACCATTTCGAATAAAAAAAGAAGATGAATTACTCATTCATTTATCACATACTCCCATTGAGACTAAAAAACAAACTAAAATCCAAAAAATTATCCAAAAGGGAGTTGATTGGGACTATTTATTAAAGAGAGCCTCTTATCATGGTTTAAGACCTATGCTTTATTACACTCTTAAAAACTATCCTAATAGTGTTCCTTTTGATGTTTTGAATTTTCTGAAGGATTTTTTGGTGAAAAATAGTTATAAAAATCTTTCATTCACTGGAGAAGTGTTGAGGATAATTAAATTACTCGATGAGGCTGACGTAACTACAATTCCTTACAAAGGTCCAGTTCTAGCAATCCAGGGTTATGATAATCTTTCTTTAAGAGAATTTGGCGATCTAGACTTGTTCATTGAAAAAAGAGATTTCTATAAAGTAAAAAGAATACTCATTAATGAGAATTTTGAAGCAGTATTAAACCTCTCCCCAAGTAAAGAAAAGAAATATCTAAAATCCCAGAGGGAATACAAATTTAAAAATAGGCATAATGGTATTATTCTTGAAATTCAGTGGAATGTGGTTGGGTTTTCTTTCTCATTTCCTAATGAAACTTCTTATCCTATCGATAAGATCAATTTACAGTCAGTTTTTATGAATAACAGATCCATTAAGACCTTCAGTAATGAAGATTTAATTCTGATTCTGTCAATTCATGTTGCTGGCCACATGTGGAGTCGTTTATCATGGCTTTATGATCTGGCGAGTTTAATAAAAAAATTCGAAGATCTAAATTGGGGAGTGATGATTAAAAAGGCAGAAAAACTGGGTGTTCAGCGTATACTATTTTCCAATCTTTATATTTTGCAAATCTTATTTAATTTGAGATACCCGAAAATTGTAAATAAGGGAATCAAGAAGGATTTTTACATTCAGGAGTTAAGTAAAAATATATTATATCTGATTTTCACTCCAGAAAAGCTAAACATTATGGACAAATTTATTTTAAGGTTTAAAATTAGAGAAAGTAAAATTCAGGGCTTTAAAGACAATTTAAAAATCTTAATTATTCCCCAGAGTGATGAATGGGCTTTATTTGAACGGGACCTGCCTAATTCCTTATTCATTTTAATAAGGCCCCTACAAATTATAAATCGGTTATTTGAGGGATTGTAA
- a CDS encoding NAD(P)-dependent oxidoreductase has protein sequence METEKILVTGGSGFIGTNLVKELERRGHEVLAVDLLHNNRDNYQRCDVRSYRQLERLFDERDFDYVYHLAAEYGRWNGEEYYENLWQTNVIGTKHMLRLQEKLGFRMIFFSSAEVYGDYTGIMSEDVMVNNPIKDTYQMNDYAITKWAGELMCMNSATMFGTETVRVRPVNCYGPHEEYSPYKGFIPIFIYKALHNQPYTVYKGHKRIIDYVEDTVSTFANIVDNFIPGEVYNVGGRTEWEKDIKEYSDLVLNAVGRDDSLVTYEEAEDFTTQVKTMDFSKAIKDLKHDPKVDPEEGIKRTVEWMRWFYRVDD, from the coding sequence ATAGAAACTGAAAAAATACTTGTTACAGGCGGATCAGGATTCATAGGAACCAATCTGGTTAAGGAATTAGAAAGGAGAGGTCATGAAGTGTTGGCTGTTGACCTGCTTCACAACAACCGGGACAACTACCAGCGATGTGACGTGCGCAGCTACCGACAGCTGGAAAGACTCTTTGATGAGAGGGATTTTGATTACGTTTATCATTTGGCTGCTGAATACGGTCGCTGGAATGGTGAGGAATACTATGAAAACCTGTGGCAGACCAATGTTATTGGAACCAAACATATGTTACGTTTGCAGGAAAAACTGGGCTTCAGGATGATATTCTTCTCATCAGCTGAGGTATACGGGGATTACACGGGCATAATGAGTGAGGATGTCATGGTCAACAATCCCATTAAGGATACTTATCAGATGAATGATTATGCCATTACTAAATGGGCGGGTGAGTTAATGTGCATGAACTCCGCTACCATGTTTGGAACAGAAACGGTTCGGGTGCGCCCGGTTAACTGCTACGGCCCCCATGAGGAATATTCTCCCTACAAGGGTTTCATACCCATTTTCATTTATAAAGCATTGCATAATCAGCCTTACACTGTTTATAAAGGTCATAAGCGTATTATTGATTATGTGGAGGATACTGTATCCACTTTTGCCAATATTGTGGATAATTTCATCCCTGGTGAGGTTTACAATGTGGGCGGGCGTACAGAGTGGGAGAAGGATATTAAAGAATACTCTGATCTGGTCTTGAATGCTGTGGGGCGGGATGATTCTCTGGTAACCTATGAAGAAGCCGAGGATTTCACCACTCAGGTTAAGACCATGGACTTTTCCAAGGCCATTAAAGATCTGAAGCATGATCCCAAGGTTGATCCTGAAGAGGGAATCAAGAGAACTGTGGAATGGATGCGATGGTTTTATAGAGTTGATGATTAG
- a CDS encoding NAD-dependent epimerase/dehydratase family protein: MDYYDYNDKTVLVTGGAGCVGSNLSQRLSEHAGKVIILDNLDSAYEWNLPQAENIDFVKGDILDDEMLKRVFKEKPDYVFHLAAHFANQNSVDNPELDLMVNGMGILKVLQYAHLVDVERFVYSSSGCGVYGLDSKMPFEEHDISISLHTPYQVTKLLGELYTNYFHNLYGLPIVNARFFNVFGPGEVPGKYRNVIPNFMYWAMTGQALPITGDGTETRDWTYVDDIVNGLMAMGVVDEAIGEAINLGSGTETRVIDMANMINELTGNTEGIAYAARRDWDAKTRLLSSIEKAQKILNYNPKTTFKDGLKKTYSWFVENWDDIERSAEF, translated from the coding sequence ATGGATTACTATGATTACAATGATAAAACTGTTTTAGTGACTGGTGGTGCTGGTTGCGTGGGTAGCAACCTCTCCCAGAGGCTATCAGAGCATGCGGGTAAAGTTATTATACTGGATAACCTGGATTCAGCTTATGAATGGAATCTTCCTCAAGCTGAAAATATAGATTTTGTTAAAGGGGATATCTTGGATGATGAGATGCTTAAAAGGGTTTTTAAGGAAAAACCGGATTATGTTTTTCACCTGGCAGCTCACTTTGCCAACCAGAACAGTGTGGATAACCCTGAACTGGATTTGATGGTTAATGGGATGGGTATCCTGAAAGTTTTGCAGTACGCCCATCTTGTGGATGTGGAGCGTTTTGTTTATTCTTCATCTGGTTGTGGAGTGTATGGGTTGGACTCTAAAATGCCCTTTGAAGAACATGATATATCCATCAGTCTTCACACCCCCTACCAGGTTACTAAATTGTTGGGAGAACTATACACTAACTATTTCCATAACCTTTATGGGTTGCCTATTGTTAATGCCCGGTTTTTTAATGTTTTTGGTCCTGGAGAAGTACCTGGTAAGTACCGGAATGTGATTCCTAATTTCATGTACTGGGCTATGACTGGACAGGCCTTGCCCATAACTGGGGATGGGACTGAGACCAGGGATTGGACCTATGTGGATGATATTGTTAACGGTCTTATGGCTATGGGAGTAGTGGACGAGGCTATTGGTGAAGCAATTAACCTTGGTTCTGGCACTGAAACCAGAGTCATTGACATGGCTAACATGATTAATGAGTTAACCGGGAACACGGAAGGCATTGCCTACGCAGCCCGAAGGGACTGGGATGCTAAGACACGTTTGCTTTCTTCCATTGAAAAAGCCCAAAAAATTCTTAATTATAATCCTAAGACAACTTTTAAGGATGGTTTGAAGAAAACCTATTCCTGGTTTGTGGAAAACTGGGATGATATCGAGAGAAGCGCAGAATTTTGA
- a CDS encoding glycosyltransferase has protein sequence MNILVVQESDWIQRNPHQQHHLMERLSLRGHKIRVIDYEIDWKTNKNEGIISKRQVFKGVHKIHDEASIDVVRPGLLKVPVLNYISWTWTSWREINRQIKEFKPDVIVGFGLINTYIAARAAKKHKIPFFYYLIDVLYTLIPEKSLQLVGKKVQRNIIKNSDLIITINKKLSESVIQLGANADKTLVIDAGIDLDRFDQDIDGSIIRKKYGVKDNELLLFFMGWIYHFAGVKEVAEELGKGNHEKIKLMVVGDGDAYSDLEEIREKYQLHETLILTGKQPYNKIPEFVAASDVCILPAYPDEEIMQDIVPIKIYEYMAMEKPVITTNLLGIKKEFGEKNGIFYVNQPEDVISLGFKLNNKVDGKIARKFVENKDWESITDEFEKTLDEVVKIA, from the coding sequence ATGAATATACTTGTTGTACAGGAATCCGACTGGATCCAGAGGAACCCCCATCAACAACACCATCTTATGGAACGATTATCTTTAAGAGGTCATAAGATACGTGTTATTGATTATGAGATTGACTGGAAAACCAATAAGAACGAGGGAATAATCTCCAAAAGACAGGTTTTTAAAGGTGTTCATAAAATTCATGATGAAGCCAGTATAGACGTGGTAAGGCCAGGCCTACTCAAGGTTCCAGTTTTAAATTATATTTCCTGGACTTGGACTAGTTGGAGAGAAATCAATCGCCAGATCAAGGAATTTAAACCCGATGTTATTGTTGGTTTTGGTTTGATTAATACATATATTGCTGCTAGAGCAGCCAAAAAACACAAAATACCATTTTTTTATTATCTTATTGACGTTCTTTATACGCTAATACCAGAAAAATCGTTACAGCTCGTTGGTAAAAAAGTTCAAAGGAATATAATCAAAAATTCTGATTTGATTATAACTATTAACAAAAAGCTATCTGAGTCAGTTATACAACTTGGTGCTAATGCAGACAAAACATTAGTTATAGATGCTGGTATTGACTTAGACAGATTTGATCAGGATATTGATGGTTCAATTATCCGTAAAAAGTATGGGGTAAAAGATAATGAATTATTACTCTTTTTCATGGGTTGGATTTATCACTTTGCAGGTGTCAAAGAAGTAGCAGAGGAACTGGGAAAAGGAAATCATGAAAAAATTAAATTGATGGTAGTAGGAGATGGGGATGCGTACTCCGATCTTGAAGAAATAAGAGAAAAATATCAATTACATGAAACACTCATATTAACTGGTAAACAACCATATAATAAAATACCTGAGTTTGTAGCAGCATCTGATGTCTGTATTTTACCTGCTTATCCTGATGAGGAAATAATGCAAGACATAGTTCCTATTAAGATATATGAATATATGGCAATGGAAAAACCTGTCATCACAACAAACCTTCTTGGCATAAAAAAAGAATTTGGAGAAAAAAATGGAATTTTCTATGTAAATCAACCGGAAGATGTAATCAGTCTTGGATTTAAATTAAATAATAAGGTTGATGGAAAGATCGCTAGAAAATTTGTTGAAAATAAAGATTGGGAGTCAATTACTGACGAATTTGAAAAAACTTTGGATGAGGTAGTTAAGATTGCATGA
- a CDS encoding DUF362 domain-containing protein, giving the protein MHESLAYISKIEDLKEDIERGLEFIKWKKEVKKDSTVFIKPNFTYPYYKEGITTSPELIKFLLEILKDRADNVILGESNGGNHSFTADDSFKGHQMPEICRDAGVDLVNLSHLPSRFLEEEIAGKKVKVQLPKLLLDDVDCFISVPVLKVHVMTGVTLSMKNLWGCYPDTMRCLHHKNLSEKLTLITKSLNPKIVVMDGIYALDGHGPMYGQAKKLDLLLTSNNPVSIDALGAAVMGIPIEKAKHILTAEEEGLGPTNLDKININQNWDEFVMEFSSNKTFIDQFSKLLFESEIMAKIVMDSPVTPVIYKFAKFFRNSDEKTVVNELEEYCKK; this is encoded by the coding sequence TTGCATGAATCTTTAGCTTACATATCAAAAATTGAAGATCTAAAAGAAGATATAGAAAGAGGTCTTGAATTCATAAAGTGGAAAAAAGAAGTTAAAAAAGATTCCACAGTATTCATTAAACCGAATTTTACTTATCCCTACTATAAGGAGGGTATTACCACATCTCCGGAGTTAATCAAATTTCTACTAGAAATTTTAAAAGACAGAGCGGATAATGTTATACTAGGAGAATCAAATGGAGGTAATCATTCTTTCACTGCAGATGATTCTTTTAAAGGTCACCAAATGCCTGAAATTTGCAGAGATGCGGGCGTTGATCTGGTAAATTTGTCTCATTTGCCTTCAAGATTTCTTGAAGAAGAGATTGCGGGTAAAAAGGTCAAAGTTCAACTACCTAAACTTCTTCTTGATGATGTGGATTGTTTTATTTCTGTTCCAGTGTTAAAGGTGCACGTCATGACCGGTGTAACTCTCAGTATGAAAAACTTGTGGGGATGTTATCCGGATACCATGAGATGTTTACACCACAAGAATCTGAGTGAAAAGCTTACTTTAATAACTAAATCCCTCAACCCTAAAATTGTGGTTATGGATGGAATATATGCTCTTGATGGTCATGGGCCAATGTATGGGCAAGCCAAAAAACTCGATTTATTGTTAACTTCAAATAATCCTGTTTCCATTGATGCATTAGGCGCAGCAGTTATGGGGATCCCCATTGAAAAAGCTAAGCATATTTTAACGGCTGAAGAAGAAGGTTTGGGGCCTACTAATTTAGATAAAATTAATATTAATCAGAATTGGGATGAATTTGTCATGGAATTTTCTTCAAATAAAACTTTCATTGATCAATTTTCAAAACTGCTTTTCGAAAGCGAAATAATGGCAAAGATTGTCATGGACTCTCCAGTAACACCAGTTATATATAAATTTGCTAAATTTTTCAGAAATAGTGATGAAAAAACAGTTGTAAATGAGCTTGAAGAATATTGCAAAAAATAA
- a CDS encoding glycosyltransferase family 4 protein, which translates to MKVILIRSRAIDPAINKVADCLSKHGCKVKLLLWDRNADSNDDQANYKKITFNLRAPYDKFHIVFYLPFWWLFEFIYLLKDDSDVIHATDLDTLIPASLVKLIKGKKLYYTIYDFYADNLPSSIPRFFKNFISGLEKYFIGFTDVLFLADESRLVQIESSKTNQIYYIYNSPPDYFRNITIPSNQGITLNKQLVLFYGGLLHESRGLFAVIKAINGTNIKLIFAGEGSLKNEIKDLTRINENIKYKGFLDYEDIINETLAADVLFAFYDPAIPNNRYASPNKLFEAMMSGKPIIVNDGTSMANIVQKEGCGIIVPYGNAEFIKKAIVTLKDPSIYEKLGKNGRNAYEKKYKWSIMEKRLLKAYNIYKECKHTGMN; encoded by the coding sequence ATGAAAGTTATTTTGATTCGTTCAAGGGCTATCGACCCTGCAATAAATAAAGTAGCTGATTGTTTATCTAAACATGGTTGTAAAGTTAAACTGCTATTGTGGGATCGCAATGCAGATTCTAATGATGATCAAGCTAATTATAAAAAGATAACCTTTAATTTAAGAGCGCCTTATGACAAATTTCATATTGTTTTTTACTTACCATTCTGGTGGTTATTTGAATTCATTTATTTACTAAAAGATGATTCAGATGTAATACATGCAACAGATCTTGATACGTTGATTCCCGCGTCCTTAGTTAAGTTGATTAAAGGAAAAAAATTATACTACACAATTTATGATTTTTATGCCGATAATTTACCTTCATCAATTCCCAGATTTTTCAAGAATTTTATTTCCGGTTTAGAAAAATATTTCATAGGTTTTACAGATGTTTTGTTTTTGGCAGACGAATCCAGACTCGTGCAGATCGAAAGCTCTAAAACTAATCAGATTTATTACATTTACAATTCTCCCCCTGATTATTTTAGAAATATAACAATACCATCAAATCAGGGGATTACATTAAATAAACAGTTAGTTTTATTTTATGGTGGTTTATTACATGAATCACGGGGTTTATTTGCTGTCATAAAAGCAATAAACGGTACGAATATCAAGTTGATCTTTGCTGGAGAGGGATCATTAAAAAATGAAATTAAAGATTTAACCCGGATTAATGAAAATATTAAATATAAAGGCTTTTTGGATTATGAAGATATTATTAATGAAACCCTGGCCGCAGATGTGCTGTTTGCTTTCTATGATCCTGCTATTCCTAATAATAGATATGCTAGTCCGAATAAGCTTTTTGAGGCTATGATGTCTGGAAAACCTATTATAGTTAATGATGGCACTTCAATGGCAAATATTGTTCAGAAAGAAGGATGTGGAATAATAGTTCCCTATGGAAATGCAGAATTTATTAAAAAAGCTATCGTAACACTTAAAGATCCAAGTATATATGAAAAATTAGGAAAGAATGGAAGAAATGCTTATGAGAAAAAATATAAATGGAGTATTATGGAGAAAAGATTATTAAAAGCTTATAATATTTATAAGGAATGTAAACATACAGGAATGAATTGA
- a CDS encoding DUF2206 domain-containing protein: protein MDLHINELQINDWSMRRFTVLIFSILIVYISISLLETLKICLPDFKAFFGVLILLIPGFIILRILNLHELGLTKSFTFSIGLSLALIMIIGLILNQIIPLIGILKPLTQLILQLTFIFSVIILLIIAYLIDNDYKPKPSKINLSLMNPYLLLIILNLFIGVIGVNFAYYLDNNLLLMIFILIISLIPIFVVFNKFDSKFYPFVIFITSLALLYHVSLFSPFLVGTDIFGELWQANLTYINQIWDVSTTGLLNSVLSITILPPIFSIMCGFDNVFYLKYIAPFFFSLVPVVLYSFYENAIDLTEKEKLLAVFFVISLSQFFFLMIGLARQQIAELFFVLLLWLIVDKKYNAANVIVFILFTFALVCSHYSLAYIFLFYVLSYIFLKYLISKTSLKYTFFFSKSKINLNYILLLVVLIVAWQIYVSYGSVLGFLVGFIETIFNGLSDIFTPQANVSVKVLTSSSSKIFHTIFRYIFYSVLFFIVIGMIDLLQRIRIKKEVKTFEIMAISSCAILGIFVVLPFAGFSLGFERIFQVTSLILAPYMVLGFKRFLTLIKTNTAKFLKFRVDVSGITLNRLLALFLAIFFLFNSGFVYEIVDDDLPNSIPLSMHHAKDITKIEKTKGLMYLKVQTISSSELSSAEWFIDHYDSKQRTFTAYGSTELYVFGFRNATIIDLNKTTSKGYIGYFYLNSIVKVMGFNILRKRTSVSETKISQDSLDNLNKINKIYSNTGNDIFLNT from the coding sequence ATGGATTTACATATTAATGAGTTACAAATCAATGACTGGTCAATGAGAAGATTTACGGTATTAATATTTTCAATATTAATTGTTTATATTTCTATTTCATTATTAGAAACATTAAAAATCTGTTTACCTGATTTCAAAGCCTTTTTTGGGGTTTTGATTCTTTTAATTCCAGGATTCATTATTCTTCGAATTTTAAATCTTCATGAATTGGGGCTTACTAAGTCATTTACATTTTCAATAGGACTTAGTTTAGCCCTTATTATGATTATTGGATTAATTTTAAATCAGATAATACCTTTAATTGGAATTTTAAAACCTCTTACTCAGCTTATTCTTCAATTAACCTTCATTTTTTCAGTAATTATACTCTTAATTATTGCTTATCTTATTGACAACGATTACAAACCAAAGCCCAGTAAAATCAATCTTTCTTTAATGAACCCATATCTACTCTTAATAATTTTGAATCTGTTTATTGGCGTGATAGGGGTTAATTTTGCTTATTACTTAGATAACAATCTTCTATTGATGATCTTCATTTTAATAATATCTCTTATTCCTATTTTTGTTGTATTCAATAAGTTTGATTCAAAATTCTATCCCTTTGTAATATTTATTACATCCCTTGCTTTATTGTATCATGTCTCATTGTTTTCTCCTTTTTTAGTGGGAACTGATATATTTGGAGAACTTTGGCAGGCGAATTTAACATACATAAATCAGATATGGGATGTGTCTACGACTGGCTTATTAAATTCTGTTTTGAGTATTACAATACTTCCCCCAATATTTTCGATCATGTGTGGCTTTGACAATGTTTTCTATTTAAAATATATTGCACCATTCTTCTTTTCATTAGTGCCTGTTGTATTGTATTCATTTTATGAAAATGCCATAGATCTTACAGAAAAAGAGAAATTATTAGCTGTGTTTTTTGTCATTTCACTCTCACAGTTCTTTTTTTTAATGATAGGACTTGCAAGACAACAAATTGCAGAACTATTTTTTGTATTACTTCTCTGGTTAATAGTTGACAAAAAGTACAATGCAGCAAATGTAATTGTATTTATTTTATTTACCTTTGCATTAGTCTGTTCTCACTACTCACTGGCTTATATTTTTCTTTTTTATGTTCTATCGTATATATTTCTAAAATATCTCATTTCCAAAACGAGTTTAAAGTACACGTTTTTTTTTAGTAAGTCCAAAATTAATTTAAATTATATTTTATTATTGGTAGTTTTAATAGTTGCATGGCAAATTTATGTCTCTTACGGGTCGGTTCTGGGTTTCCTTGTGGGTTTTATTGAAACAATATTCAATGGACTTTCAGACATATTTACTCCCCAAGCAAATGTTTCAGTTAAAGTTCTCACATCATCTTCTTCAAAAATCTTTCACACAATATTCAGATATATTTTCTATTCTGTTCTTTTTTTCATAGTCATTGGAATGATTGATCTGTTACAACGTATACGAATTAAAAAAGAAGTAAAAACGTTTGAGATTATGGCAATTTCAAGTTGTGCAATTTTAGGTATTTTTGTGGTTTTGCCTTTTGCAGGGTTTTCGCTTGGCTTTGAAAGAATATTTCAGGTTACATCTTTAATTTTAGCACCATATATGGTGCTTGGTTTTAAGAGATTTTTAACATTAATTAAAACGAATACGGCAAAATTTCTAAAATTTAGAGTTGATGTTAGTGGAATAACATTAAATAGATTATTAGCATTATTTTTAGCAATATTCTTCCTTTTTAATTCTGGTTTTGTATATGAGATTGTGGATGATGATTTACCTAATTCAATTCCATTATCCATGCACCATGCGAAAGATATTACGAAGATTGAAAAAACGAAAGGGCTCATGTACTTAAAGGTTCAAACCATTTCATCAAGTGAATTAAGCTCAGCAGAATGGTTCATCGATCATTATGACTCAAAACAACGAACTTTTACTGCTTATGGGAGCACTGAGTTGTATGTTTTTGGATTTAGGAATGCAACAATTATTGATCTGAATAAAACAACTTCAAAAGGATACATAGGATATTTCTACTTAAATTCGATTGTGAAAGTTATGGGTTTTAATATCCTACGAAAACGAACATCCGTGTCTGAAACAAAGATCTCTCAAGATTCATTGGATAATTTGAACAAAATTAACAAGATTTATAGCAACACTGGAAATGATATATTTCTAAATACTTAA